In the genome of Methylomagnum ishizawai, the window CATGGAACTGGCGGTAGGACTCGGCCCGGACGACGAAGCCACCTTGGAAACCACCTTGAAGGACCGCGCCAAGGAAGTCCGCATCGCCGCCGCCGCCTTGCTGGTGCGGCTACCCGACAGCGCCTACGCCCGGCGCATGGCGGCGCGGCTGGATGCCTGCCTAGGCCAGACCCGGAAGCTACTGCGGACGGTGTGGACGGTGGAACCCCCGGAAACCTCCGGCCTCGACTGGAAAGCCGACGCCCTGGAAGAATCCCCGCCCAAAGGCGAAGCCCTGGGCCAACGGGCGTGGTGGCTGTACCAATTGACCCGGAATACCCCGCTGGCCTGGTGGGAAACCCGCCTGGAACTCACGGCGGCGGACATATTGGAATGGGGACTCAAAAGCGAATGGCGCAACGCCCTCTGGCGCGGCTGGCTGGACGCGGCGGAAACCAGCGCCGCCGCGCTCTGGCTGGAAGCCTTCCTCGCCCGTAAACCGCCCAAGGGTGTCCACTACGATTACCGCCGCTTCCTGCGCCACCTGCCGCCGCACGCCTGCGAACACCTCTGGCTCGACCTCATGGCCCGCGAGAACGCAGGAGCCGGCCTGGCCTTGGCCTGCGAATCCCTGCCGCTGGATAGCGGGGCGGTGTCCGCCGAATTCGCCCAGGCCGCGCTGGGGCAGGTGGCGGATTATCTGGCGCGGCGCGAAGCCACCTGGGATTACCGGCTGCGCGAAACCCTGCCGCAATTCGCCTGCCTGATCCCGCCCGAATTATTCGAGACCATCGAAGCCACCCGGCCCCTGGACTGTAAGGATGTCCATCCCTCCCTGACCGAAACCGTGGCGCGGTTCCATGCCGTTTTGGAACGCCGCGCCCTGCTGCATCAACATCCCTTATTAGCGAGTGCCGATCCATGAGCGAAATCCTGCGCCAGCACGCCGAACACCAATACGCCGAGGAACTGGACCAACTGCGCCGCGTCGATACCCGCCAGCGCCCGCCCAACTGGGAACTCTCGCCCTGGGCGGTCTCGACCTATCTGCTGGGCGGCAAGCTCGACAACGGCTTCGAGATCGCGCCCAAATACATCGGCCAGCGCCGCATCATCGAAATCGCGGTCTCGACCCTCGCCACCGACCGCGCCCTGCTGTTGTTCGGGGTGCCGGGCACGGCCAAATCCTGGGTGTCGGAGCATCTCGCCGCCGCCATCGCCGGCAATTCCACCCTGTTGATCCAGGGCACGGCGGGCACCAGCGAAGAACAAATGCGCTACGGCTGGAACTACGCCCGCCTGCTGGCCGAAGGGCCGTCGCCGCAAGCCCTGGTGCAAAGCCCCTTGATGCGGGCCATGGAAACCGGGCGCATCGCCCGCATCGAGGAATTGACCCGCATCCCCGCCGATGTGCAGGACACCCTCATCACCATGCTGTCCGAGAAAACCCTGCCCATCCCCGAACTCGGGAGCGAAGTACAGGCGGTGCGCGGCTTCAACGTCATCGCCACCGCCAACAACCGCGACAAGGGCGTGAACGAACTGTCCAGTGCCTTGAAGCGCCGTTTCAATACGGTGATCCTGCCGACCCCGGCCAGCGAGGACGAGGAAGTCGCCATCGTCACCAAGCGGGTGGCGGAACTGGGCCGCGCCCTGGAACTGCCCACCGAACCGCCCGCGCTCAAGGAAGTGCGCCGCGTGGTGCAAATCTTCCGCGAACTCAGGAACGGCCAGACCGAGGACGGCAAAACCAAGCTGAAATCCCCCAGCGCCACCCTCAGCACGGCGGAGGCGATTTCGGTCATCAACAGCGGCATGGCCTTGGCCGGGCATTTCGGCGACGGCGTGCTGCGGGCGGCGGACGTGGCGGCGGGGCTCACCGGGGCCATCATCAAAGACCCGGTGCAGGACGCCTTGGTGTGGAAGGAATACCTGGAAACCGTGGTGAAGGAACGGTCGGAATGGAAGGATTTGTACCGGGCTTGCCGGGAAGTCGAGGGTTAGCCTTACGACATCGAAAACACCCTGGCCGAACGCGGCGGCACCACCGATAATCCCGGCCTTTGCCCCCAGCGAGGCTGTCCCAATGAAAATCCTCTACCTGCACGGCTGGCAATCGGTGCCCGGCGGCGTCAAGCCCAGCCATCTCCAAGCGCTGGGCCACGAACTCATCGAACCGGCCCTGCCCCACGACGATTTCGACCTTGCCCTGCGTATCGCCCAAACCGCGCTGGAACAACACCGGCCCGCGCTGATCGTGGGTTCCAGCCGGGGCGGGGCGCTGGCGATGAACCTCCGGGCCGGGGAAATTCCCCTGGTCCTGCTGTGCCCGGCCTGGAAACGCTGGGGCACGGCCCACACCGTGAAACCCGGCACGCTGATCCTGCACGCCTTGGCCGACGAGGTCATCCCCTACGCCGACACCCTAGAATTGCTCGCGAATAGCGGCCTCGTCCCGGAAACCGCCCTCGTCACTGTGGGTTATGAACACCGGCTGGCCGATGCGGCGGCGC includes:
- a CDS encoding DUF5691 domain-containing protein; its protein translation is MSGLETLAAQAVVGVARQAPVWPDTGGAVGATLHELIQQRTDPASALLGVAGVLAVCGAAGYCPPTHGRNSAPPCPPETLPAAQDPPLAAALAAILADGPERLQAEALRRLAGAGARWPERLLPEVLELGRRNRALRPCLQATLGQRGPWLAGLNPAWAYAVGPVGPDRDIALWETGTLEQRAAYLRHCRSDDPGRGRELYLQALPELGAKERAALLMELAVGLGPDDEATLETTLKDRAKEVRIAAAALLVRLPDSAYARRMAARLDACLGQTRKLLRTVWTVEPPETSGLDWKADALEESPPKGEALGQRAWWLYQLTRNTPLAWWETRLELTAADILEWGLKSEWRNALWRGWLDAAETSAAALWLEAFLARKPPKGVHYDYRRFLRHLPPHACEHLWLDLMARENAGAGLALACESLPLDSGAVSAEFAQAALGQVADYLARREATWDYRLRETLPQFACLIPPELFETIEATRPLDCKDVHPSLTETVARFHAVLERRALLHQHPLLASADP
- a CDS encoding ATP-binding protein → MSEILRQHAEHQYAEELDQLRRVDTRQRPPNWELSPWAVSTYLLGGKLDNGFEIAPKYIGQRRIIEIAVSTLATDRALLLFGVPGTAKSWVSEHLAAAIAGNSTLLIQGTAGTSEEQMRYGWNYARLLAEGPSPQALVQSPLMRAMETGRIARIEELTRIPADVQDTLITMLSEKTLPIPELGSEVQAVRGFNVIATANNRDKGVNELSSALKRRFNTVILPTPASEDEEVAIVTKRVAELGRALELPTEPPALKEVRRVVQIFRELRNGQTEDGKTKLKSPSATLSTAEAISVINSGMALAGHFGDGVLRAADVAAGLTGAIIKDPVQDALVWKEYLETVVKERSEWKDLYRACREVEG
- a CDS encoding YqiA/YcfP family alpha/beta fold hydrolase, which encodes MKILYLHGWQSVPGGVKPSHLQALGHELIEPALPHDDFDLALRIAQTALEQHRPALIVGSSRGGALAMNLRAGEIPLVLLCPAWKRWGTAHTVKPGTLILHALADEVIPYADTLELLANSGLVPETALVTVGYEHRLADAAALAALAAAVDR